The Dethiosulfovibrio peptidovorans DSM 11002 nucleotide sequence TGCGTCAGGGAATGTCCCTGTCCGGTATCCCATAGCAGAGAACCTCTGGGGGTCTCGAGAAAGAAGCTTAGGCCGTGTTCGCCCCACAGGTTGGACGAGCCGCATAGATTGTCCACGATTACCGTTATACGCATATCCATATCCCCTCGTTCCATCGTTTGATCCAAACCAAGAAGTCATTATCTCATATTTCTCGGAATAGATGATTTTACGTGCCTATACATAACTAATCATACATCAGACTATGGTATTTTGGAGGATCTCGGGTACAATGGTCAAGCGACTCCTCCAGAAAAAGAACAAGAAAGTAGGGACCTTTTATGAAACTCGGAATAGTGGGCTTGCCCAATGTAGGCAAGAGCACCCTTTTCAACGCTATAACCTCCGCTGGGGCGGAGGCCTCGAATTATCCTTTCTGCACCATAGAGCCGAACGTGGGAGTTGTCTCCGTTCCAGACGAAAGGCTGAGCGTGCTGTCCAAGATGTTCAATTCGGCGAAGATAACCCCTGCTACAGTTGAGTTCTTCGATATAGCTGGTCTGGTTCGCGGAGCTAGCAAGGGAGAAGGGCTGGGCAATACGTTTCTCTCTCACATTAGAGAGGTCAACGCTATAGTTCATGTCGTTCGTTGCTTCGAGGATGACAATATAGTTCACGTGGACGGTTCGGTCGATCCTATAAGGGACATAGAGACGATCGAATTGGAACTGGTTCTCTCCGATCTTGAGATGCTGGAACGGCATAAGACCAAAACGGAGCGAAACGCCAGAAACGACAAGTCCCTTCGTCCATATCTGGAATTGGTCGGCAAGGTTAAGGAAAACCTTGAGGCAGGCAAGATGGTCCGAGCCATGGATCTTACAGATGACGAGAGGAAGGAGCTAAGAGGGCTTGGCCTCCTTACTGATAAGCCCGTTATCTACGTGGCGAACGTCTCGGAGGACGATGTCTCCGATTCGGAAGGTAACGTCCACGTCAAATCATTAAAGGAGTATGCCGACAGATTCGACTGCGAGGTAGTCACGATATGTGCCAGGATAGAGGCAGAGGTGGCTGAGCTGCCGGAGGAAGAGAAAGGGGAGTTTTTAGCCGAACTGGGACTTGCGGAATCCGGTCTGGATCGGCTGGTCAGGGCTGGCTATCGTCTGTTGGGGTTGATATCTTTTCTCACCGCCGGAGAAAAGGAGTCCAGGGCATGGACCATAAAGAGAGGCTATAGAGCACCTCAAGCCGCAGGGACGATACATACGGATTTCGAGAGAGGCTTCATAAAGGCTCAGGTTGTGGCATACGATGCACTTATACGATGCGGAAGCCTGGCCGAGGCCAAGGCCGGCGGCCTGGTTCGCATGGAAGGGAAAGACTACGTAATGCAGGACGGAGACGTGGTCGAGTTTAGGTTCAACGTTTAAAGAAGGGAATGGTAGATATGCAGCAGATCAGTTTGGATGAAATCCTATCGGTCGTACTGTCCA carries:
- the ychF gene encoding redox-regulated ATPase YchF; translation: MKLGIVGLPNVGKSTLFNAITSAGAEASNYPFCTIEPNVGVVSVPDERLSVLSKMFNSAKITPATVEFFDIAGLVRGASKGEGLGNTFLSHIREVNAIVHVVRCFEDDNIVHVDGSVDPIRDIETIELELVLSDLEMLERHKTKTERNARNDKSLRPYLELVGKVKENLEAGKMVRAMDLTDDERKELRGLGLLTDKPVIYVANVSEDDVSDSEGNVHVKSLKEYADRFDCEVVTICARIEAEVAELPEEEKGEFLAELGLAESGLDRLVRAGYRLLGLISFLTAGEKESRAWTIKRGYRAPQAAGTIHTDFERGFIKAQVVAYDALIRCGSLAEAKAGGLVRMEGKDYVMQDGDVVEFRFNV